DNA sequence from the bacterium genome:
CATTGGCGTAAGCAGGTGGAGCTTTAAAAAGTATAAACAGGCTGAATCCGAACGGAGTATCAGCCCCGATAGAATTCCGGGTATACGTCGCCATATTCATATGATACTTACATGCATCAGCTCGATGGGAAGAAAAAAACTTCAAACGTATCTTGTCCCGACAGCCAGTTTTTCGTATATATCCATAACGAAGTCTGTTCAACCTGTTTACAATGGAGATTATGCATATGAAATTTCATGTTCATCGGTTCTTTCATATACTCATCCTGTTTTGCATCCCGCTCGTGCCATACGGGTGCGGGTCGGCACCCGAAAAGGGCGAACGTGTATTCAGGTTCCGTCTCGCGTCCGATCCCCCGAGTCTCGATCTCATTCATGCCACCGATACCTCATCGGCGAATGTGGTGTTCAAAATTTTCGAGGGCCTCGTAGATCAGGACCCGGAAACGCTCAAAATCGTCCCTGGGCTTGCCGAAAGCTGGAATATATCGGCAGACGGCCTTATATATACCTTTAACCTGAAAAAAGGCATTCGGTTCCATAACGGCCGCGAGGTTACATCCGCCGACTTCCGCTATAATTTCGAGCGTTGTCTTACCCCGAAAAACATTTCCGAGCGGAGCTGGGTGCTTGCGCCCATCAAAGGCGCCAAAGAAATGCTTGCCGGTACTGCGACAACCCTGGCGGGAATGGAAACTCCGGACGATTATACGGTTATCCTCCACCTTGAAGAGCCGTTTTCGCCGTTTCTGGCGTATCTCTCCATGGAAGTGGGGCGTGTCGCCGCCCGTGAGGGAATCGAGGCTGACAAGTATACACTCATCGGCACGGGGCCGTTCAAATTCATCTCCTGGGAGCACGATATCCGGGTCAGTCTCGAAGCGAATGAAGACTATCACGGCGGCGAAGTGGGCATAAAACGGCTCGATTTCGAGATTATCCCCGATGTCGGCGTTGCATTCCAGAAATTCGTCAACGGCGAGCTCGACCTCGTGGACGAGATTCCGCCCGGTCAGCTCAAACTCATACAGGAGCGGTACCCGGAATCGGTGCGTATGTGGTCGTTTCTCAGGAACGAATACATCGGTTTCAACCATACGCGTCCGCCGTTCAAGGACAATCTCAAGCTCCGTCAGGCCTTCTGCTGGGCGGTCGACCGAAAGAGCATCACCGAAGACCTTCTCGAGGGGGCGGCGCTCCCCGCAAACTCCATTCTGCCGCCGGGCATCATGGGAAAGGACGACACCATCGAGGGATACGGCTACGACCTTGAAAAGGCGAAGAAGCTCCTCGCCGAGGCAGGATATCCCGAAGGAAAAGGGCTTCCGGAGCTGACGCTCTGGTACAATACCAACGAGTTGCACCAGCAGGTCGCCCAGATCGTCCAGTCATCGTTTCGAAAAATCGGCGTCAACATCCGTCTCAGGAGCCTGGACTGGCCGGCATATCTCAAGGCATGCGAATCGTTCGAGCCCGACCTGTTCCGTATGGGGTGGGTCGCCGACATTCCAGACGCCGACAATTTTCTCTACATCCTGCTCGATTCGAAACAGCGCGGTGCTCCCGGCAATTATTCGGGATACTCAAATCCGGAATTCGATCGTCTCGTCGAGGAGGCGCGTATATCCCTCGACGAGAAACACCGCATCGACCTCTACCGCAAGGCAGACCGCATCGCAATCGAGGATGCCTGCTGGATCATGCTTACGTACTCGAAGCTCAGGATGCTTTTCAATCCCGCATACGAGGGGCTCGTGCTCCCGCTCCAGGGCGAGTTCCGCATCCCCGTCGAAAAACTCAGGTACAGGGGTGACAGACGGTGACCGCATACATCATTCGAAGGCTCTTTATGACCATCCCCATTCTTCTGGGGGCGGCGACCATAGTGTTCATACTCATGTTCATCGTTCCGGGTGATCCCGCCC
Encoded proteins:
- a CDS encoding ABC transporter substrate-binding protein — encoded protein: MKFHVHRFFHILILFCIPLVPYGCGSAPEKGERVFRFRLASDPPSLDLIHATDTSSANVVFKIFEGLVDQDPETLKIVPGLAESWNISADGLIYTFNLKKGIRFHNGREVTSADFRYNFERCLTPKNISERSWVLAPIKGAKEMLAGTATTLAGMETPDDYTVILHLEEPFSPFLAYLSMEVGRVAAREGIEADKYTLIGTGPFKFISWEHDIRVSLEANEDYHGGEVGIKRLDFEIIPDVGVAFQKFVNGELDLVDEIPPGQLKLIQERYPESVRMWSFLRNEYIGFNHTRPPFKDNLKLRQAFCWAVDRKSITEDLLEGAALPANSILPPGIMGKDDTIEGYGYDLEKAKKLLAEAGYPEGKGLPELTLWYNTNELHQQVAQIVQSSFRKIGVNIRLRSLDWPAYLKACESFEPDLFRMGWVADIPDADNFLYILLDSKQRGAPGNYSGYSNPEFDRLVEEARISLDEKHRIDLYRKADRIAIEDACWIMLTYSKLRMLFNPAYEGLVLPLQGEFRIPVEKLRYRGDRR